attatttaaaatgcaattcaacttgtttttttaaatcgaaataatgtcttctttcagtaagatgttcatttacaataattaaggtacttttcctccAATGACGCGATAAatttttttccatacatttttttttcaaaaaaaattaaaaaagtatgaatgcaactttactaagttttaaaaataaaatgaagtcttctttcagcaaaatatgctatctatgatatttaaggtactttccctccatGTGGCATCGCCGTGGGACGCCCTGTATATCCAAGTAGTTTTGCCATTATTTTACTGAGGAAGATGGGCGCCCTGCGCGTGGTAGCCGTTTTCGTCGGCGGTCCACGTGACGGAGTAGGTGACGCCATCGGGGCCGACGTAGGCGTACTGCCCGCTCCTCACGAAGGCTCCGTTGTTCTTGCCCTGGTTGTTGAGGGTACCGCTCTCTGCTGACTTAACCCatcgtatgtctaagcactaATCGTTGTTTAATACAAAAGGTTTAAATTCgttcgcactgatcagtgctaatacatacgaagggttaatgcCGTTTGATGTAAtccaatataaaataattactgtACCAAGCCACTGATGACCAAAAATGCCATGGATACTAGAAGTGTTTTGAAAAATTGAACCgctatttttcttaattttagCTCATCAAGGAATTTTATCACACGAAAAACAATCTTAATAGATGTTTTAGTAAGAAGAGCAATAATATTTCATTAGAAACTCGTTTTGCATTACAGATTCTCGTGAAACATAAGGACTCCGAGAATTACTAAAAGAAACATCAGGTTCTCAAGTCATTTATTCCATATCCGAATCGTTGAGCCAGTATGTTACTGAGGAAGATGGGCGCCCTGCGCGTGGTAGCCGTTTTCGTCGGCGGTCCACGTGACGGAGTAGGTGACGCCATCGGGGCCGACGTAGGCGTACTGCCCGCTCCTCACGAAGGCCTCGTTGTCCTTGCCCTGGTTGTTGAGGGTACCGCTCTCTGCTGCCTTAACCCTTCGAATGTCTAAGCACTAATCGTTGTTTAATACAAAAGGTTTAAATTCgttcgcactgatcagtgctaatacatacgaagggttaatgcCGTTTGATGTATAAGTATGGAtccaatataaaataattactgtACCAAGCCACTGATGACCAAAAATGCCATGGATACTAGAAGTGTTTTGAAAAATTGAACCgctatttttcttaattttagCTCATCAAGGAATTTTATCACACTAAAAACAATCTTAAtagataacactgatttaaactttcacgatttttacacattattaaaaaatattaataaatttaataaaatcttaatagATGTTTTGGTAAGAAGAGCAATAATATTTCATTAGAAACTCGTTTTGCATTACAGATTCTCGTGAAACATAAGGACTCCGAGAATTACTAAAACAAACATCAGGTTCTCAAGTCATTTATTCCATATCCGAATCTTTGAGCCAGTATGTTACTGAGGAAGATGGGCGCCCTGCGCGTGGTAGCCGTTTTCGTCGGCGGTCCACGTGACGGAGTAGGTGACGCCATCGGGGCCGACGTAGGCGTACTGCCCGCTCCTCACGAAGGCCTCGTTGTCCTTGCCCTGGTTGTTGAGGGTACCGCTCTCTGCTGACTTAATGCCGTTTGAGGTTTCAAggctggaataaaaaaaaaatgtgtgatAGGTGGAGGCGCTTTTCTAAATATTAGTGTCCTAAATATAGTGGTGTGTTCTGCGGTTTGTTCTTTGTTCAATCTGTCATTTTATTAAAGACATTGACAATGACAGTGTTCATTTAAGGCCACAGTAAAAATTCCGAAACAGTGTATGCAGCTGCCGCTGCCAtgcgaatgtcacctttaagtCGCGGGCGCTGTAGCTGTCAATTTGCCGGAGCGACGTTCGTCGCTGCGTTACTGCCGCAATTACTATAATTATCAAGTAAGTTGACGGATaaatgtcattctatggaacttgctaactatgtaaataagccgccatattgaaattgtctctcaatgatgaatttactagtgacttttgtttacatagatagcaagttccatagaatgacactttacagcaGTAGATAAGATGCGGCAGTAATACTGCTGCAGTTGATATTCAAATGTCTTCTGGTCGTTTTTAAACGGGTGTAAGTTCGTTCGTTAAGGTCATTTTTAATCTGAGTCCCTTATAAGTCTTATAACACTAACATGTCGGTTTTGTATTGGACTTAATCAAAGAATAACTTCTTGTAATAGAGGAGTAGTCTAAGAAAAA
This portion of the Cydia amplana chromosome 7, ilCydAmpl1.1, whole genome shotgun sequence genome encodes:
- the LOC134649803 gene encoding cuticle protein CP14.6-like; translated protein: MKSFIVFTLCAAVALAAPQRQAYSGDEKQAETLRYDNNVDVYAYSTSLETSNGIKSAESGTLNNQGKDNEAFVRSGQYAYVGPDGVTYSVTWTADENGYHAQGAHLPQ